The genomic stretch CGAGGCGGGGGATCGGGTCATCGATTTTCGGAAATCGAATCTACACCTGCTGAATTACAGCATGCCCTTTCAGGGAAAGGTATCCCTGGAAACACTGCGCGAGCACCTGTTCACACTGCCCGATCAAACGGAACTGATCCCATACCGTACCTCGTATTACAAGGAGAACTGGGGGTTCTGCGTCTCGCAGCGTCATGCGGAATCTCTCCGGGACCCGGAGTATGAAGTCTGCATCGACGCCGACCTCAAGGACGGGAGCCTCACGTATGGGGAGTGCTTTATCCAGGGGACTTCGGATCGGGAGGTCCTGTTCTCATGCCATGTCTGTCATCCGTCTCTTTGCAATGACAACCTCTCCGGTATCACCCTGGCGACTTGGCTGGCGAAACATCTGCTGTCGAAGAAATTGGAATACTCGTACCGCTTTCTGTTCCTTCCCGGGACGATCGGCGCCATCGCCTGGTTGAGCCGGAATGAGCATCTTGTGTCGAGGATTTACCATGGCCTCGTCGTCGCCTGCGTCGGCGATCCCGGAACGCCCACCTACAAGAAAAGCCGGCGCGGCAATGCGGAGATCGATCGGGCGGTTCAACAGGTTCTCCTGAAAAGGGGATCGCGATTTTCGGTGCGGGAATTCACGCCGTACGGGTACGACGAGCGGCAATACTGTTCACTGGGTTTCGACCTCCCTGTGGGATCCCTGACGCGCACTCCTCACGGGGAGTACCCTGAATATCACACTTCAGCGGACGACCTGAATCTTGTACGGGCGGAATTCCTGGCCGATTCCCTCTCGATCTACCTGGAGGTGATCGAAGTCCTCGAGTCCAATAATACGTACAGGAACCTATTCCCGAAATGCGAACCTCAACTGGGGAAACGCGGTTTATACCGTCTCGTGGGAGGAAATCCCGACGCAGGGCAGAGGGAGATGGCCCTCCTCTGGGTACTGAACATGTCGGACGGAAACCACTCCCTTTTAGAGATCGGCGAGCGATCAGGGGTGTCGTTCCGACATTTGCGCCATGCAGCGGATCTCCTATTGGAAAACGGCCTGCTTTCAGAAGTTCCCAACTGGAGATCGAGGGGAAGGGGGTACGAGAAATGAAGGTCGTTTTGTTCTGCGGTGGTCTGGGGACAAGACTCAGAATGAGAGAATACTCGGATTCTATCCCCAAGCCTATGGTGGAGATCGGATATCGGCCCCTGCTGTGGCACGTGATGAAGTATTACTCCAGTTTCGGTCACAAGGACTTCATCCTGTGCCTCGGGTACCGCGGAGACATCGTGAAGAAATATTTTCTGGATTACAACGAGGCCACTTCGAACGATTTCGTGCTCACGGAAGGCGGGAAGAATATCAAACTCCTTAGTAGCGACATCGAAGACTGGCGGATCACCTTCGTGGAGACAGGACTTCATTCGAATATCGGACAACGGTTGAAGGCCGTCGAAATGCACCTGGAGGGGGAGGAGGTGTTCTTGGCGAACTATTCCGATGGTCTCTCCAATTTGCCCCTCGATCAGATGCTAAAGCATTTCAACCACCACAAGAAGATCGCTTCATTTGCCTCCGTAAGGCCGCATTACACTTTCCACGTTGTATCTCTGAAAAATGACCACCATGTGGAGGGAATAAAACACTTGAATTCTACAGGTATATGGATCAATGGAGGTTATTTTATTTTTAAAAATGATATTTTCAAATATATAAACAGTGGCGAGGAGCTCATAGAAGAGCCATTTAATAGATTGATATCGAAAAAACAATTAATAAGCTATAAATATAACGGATTCTGGATGTGCATGGATACGTTCAAGGACAAACAAATGCTGGATGATATCTATTCCAAGGGGGATGCCCCTTGGGAAGTATGGAAAAATTCTGAGAAATAAATCTATGTTAGGCATAAATTTAAATAATAGTCGTGGCTTGAAAATATTGTGCCTTGGTGCACATTCCGATGATATCGAAATCGGGTGCGGTGGCACTATATTGAGTATGCTAAAAAAATATAAGAATACTCACGTACATTGGGTTGTATTCAGCTCCGAACCGCCTAGGGATAAGGAGGCGAGAAGTAGTGCCAATCTGTTTTTAACTGGCGCTGGCAGCAGGAAAATACAGACAGAAAATTTTCGAAATGGATATTTCCCGTACATTGGAGCAGAAATAAAAGATTATTTTGAAACAGTTAAAAAAAGAATATCGCCGGATATAATATTTACTCATGCTAGGTCTGATCTTCATCAAGATCATAGAATTGTTTCAGAACTAACATGGAATACTTTTCGAAATAATTTAATATTCGAATACGAGATACCAAAATTCGATGGAGATATCGGTTCTCCTAACGTATTCGTTCCGTTGGAGAATGCCATCTGTCAAAAAAAAGTGGGAAATTTGTTGAACTGTTTTAAATCTCAAAATGGAAAACATTGGTTCACTAAGGAAATGTTCCTTTCTATGTTGCGTATCCGTGGGATGGAGTGTGCTTCTTCAACAAATTATGCAGAGGCCTTTTATTGTAGAAAAATAGTTCTTTAGTAACACGTTGAATTGAAATATTCGGAATTTAAATTTCCAGGAAATTGTTCTTTAAACACGGAAATTGACAAACAGGGGTTGATGTTATGGCGAAAACGGAAACTACAGGATCCCGAATCCGGGCGATCTGCACGTGCGTTCCCTCGGAACGCTTCGATAATCTGAACGATGCCAAGGAATTCACCCAGGAGGAAATACGGAAAGTGACCGCGATGGCGGGTATTGCCGCCCGCAGGGTTGCCGACGATTCCACGTGCAGCAGCGACCTGTGCGAGGTCGCGGCGAATCGTGTGCTGGAAATGACGGGGTGGGAACGGGATTCCATCGACGCCCTGATCATGGTGACGCAATCGCCGGATTATTTTACCCCGTCGACGGCCTGCCTCCTCCAGAAGCGGCTGAACCTTTCGGAGCAGTGTGCCGCATTCGACGTGGGTCTTGGATGTTCCGGGTACCCGTACGGGCTCTGGTTGGCGAACATGATGTTGAAAAACAACGGGTTGAAGAGGGTGCTTCTCCTGGATGGAGAGACCGCGGGGCGATTCGCCGACAAGGGGGATCGGTCGGTTTCGCTGCTTTTCGGCGATGCGGGGTCCGCCACGGCGCTGGAAGCTTCGGAACCTTCGGATGGCAATAAAAGCACATTTGTTCTCTACACGGATGGAGGGGGATACAAGGATCTCATCATCGAGGGCGGCGGGTTCCGGGACCGGTTTCCGGAAGACCCGCGGAAATATTACGTGAGCATGAACGGGGCGAACGTCTTCAATTTCACGATCAGGCGGGTTCCGGAACTGATCCGCGAGACCCTCGAGTTGGCGAAGATTACCCTGGAAGATATCGATTACTATATATTCCACCAGTCGAACCAGTTCATGATAAAGCACCTGATGAAGAAGATAGGGATACCGGATCGGAAAGCTCCCTTGACCTTGAAGGAGTACGGAAATACAGGGGGCGTTTCCGTTCCTCTGACGATCACACTTGGCGAGTTGGAGAGGCCGCCGGACAAGACGTTGCGGCTCCTGCTGTTGGGCTATGGAACCGGGTTGTCGTGGGCGTCCGCCCTGGTGGATCTGGGGCCCGATGTGCAATTGGATCATGTTGAAAGAAAGAGCCAGGGAGGCGAGCCGAATGCCGACCGATCCGTTGGTTGATTTCCAGGGGAAAACCGTGGTCGTATCCGGTGCCTCTTCCGGGATCGGGAGGGCGATCGCCCTGATGCTGGGAAAGTATGGCGCGAAACTGATTCTCACCGGCAGGGACACGAAGAGGCTGGATGAAACGTCCCGGAGTCTCGGCTCCGTGGAGCACCGGGTCGTTCCGATGGATCTGGCGCAAACGGAAACGATCCTGCCGACGTTAAAGAAAGTGATCAAGGAATTTGGCCCTGTATATGGGCTTTGTCACGCCGCGGGCAACGTCGAAACGCTTCCCTTGAGCGCTACCGTGGCCGATCGCATACGGCCGATGATCGAGGTGAACCTCCTCGCGGGGGTTGAACTTGCGAGGGTGATCTGCCGAAGAGACGTGATGGAACCGACGGGTGGCTCGGTGCTGTTCATCTCCTCGATTTACGCCATCGTCGGGAAGCCGGGGCAGATCGGCTACAGCGCCGTGAAAGGGGCGGTGACATCGGCGGCGCGGGCGATGGCGGTGGAGCTGGCGAAGCGGAGGATCCGTGTCAATGTGCTGTCGCCCGGACTGGTGCACACGGAAATGACCCGGAAAGTGATGGCGGTGCTCACGGAGCAGCAGGTGAAGGAGATCGAGGACAGCCACCTGCTAGGGACGGGGACAACGGATGACGTCGCCAGGGCGGCGGTTTTCCTGCTGGCCCCGCAGAGTACATGGATCACCGGGACGGACTTCGTGATTGACGGCGGATACACGGCCCGATAATTCTTGCATCGGAAAAGGGACGGGAGATGAAACAGGAAGAGGCGCTGCTCTGGATCGCGGAGATTTTCGAGGAACCGATAGAGAACGTGAAGCCGGAGACCTTGCGGGAGGCGATTCCCGGGTTCGACTCCATGGGAGTGCTGGCGTTGATGGCTGCCCTCGACCAGGATTTCGACATCGTCCTGAACGAGGAGGATATCCGGACGATCATCAAGGTTGGGGATATCCTTCAGATCCTCGAGCGGAACGGGAAACTGGAATCCGGAGCGGCTTGATAAACCCAGGCATGAGATTCCTCCTGGTCGATAAAATCCTGAAGCTTGTCCCCGGAAAATCGATCGTCGCGACGAAAACGATGGAGCCTGACGAAGAGCTGTTCCGCGACCATTTCCCGGGGTTCCCCGTGGTCCCCGGGGTGCTTCTCACGGAGATGATGGCGCAGGCGGCGGGGAAGTGCCTGGATGCCGAAAAGTCCCCTCGCGGAAGGGCGATGCTCGGAAAAATATCCAACGCGAC from bacterium encodes the following:
- a CDS encoding DUF4910 domain-containing protein, with protein sequence MYPTDPINDPLLRDAGNWMYRFIEELYPICRSITGEGTRETLRRIALQIPIGIHEVASGTKAFDWAVPKEWNVRDAYVRNEAGDRVIDFRKSNLHLLNYSMPFQGKVSLETLREHLFTLPDQTELIPYRTSYYKENWGFCVSQRHAESLRDPEYEVCIDADLKDGSLTYGECFIQGTSDREVLFSCHVCHPSLCNDNLSGITLATWLAKHLLSKKLEYSYRFLFLPGTIGAIAWLSRNEHLVSRIYHGLVVACVGDPGTPTYKKSRRGNAEIDRAVQQVLLKRGSRFSVREFTPYGYDERQYCSLGFDLPVGSLTRTPHGEYPEYHTSADDLNLVRAEFLADSLSIYLEVIEVLESNNTYRNLFPKCEPQLGKRGLYRLVGGNPDAGQREMALLWVLNMSDGNHSLLEIGERSGVSFRHLRHAADLLLENGLLSEVPNWRSRGRGYEK
- a CDS encoding glucose-1-phosphate cytidylyltransferase yields the protein MKVVLFCGGLGTRLRMREYSDSIPKPMVEIGYRPLLWHVMKYYSSFGHKDFILCLGYRGDIVKKYFLDYNEATSNDFVLTEGGKNIKLLSSDIEDWRITFVETGLHSNIGQRLKAVEMHLEGEEVFLANYSDGLSNLPLDQMLKHFNHHKKIASFASVRPHYTFHVVSLKNDHHVEGIKHLNSTGIWINGGYFIFKNDIFKYINSGEELIEEPFNRLISKKQLISYKYNGFWMCMDTFKDKQMLDDIYSKGDAPWEVWKNSEK
- a CDS encoding PIG-L family deacetylase — its product is MLGINLNNSRGLKILCLGAHSDDIEIGCGGTILSMLKKYKNTHVHWVVFSSEPPRDKEARSSANLFLTGAGSRKIQTENFRNGYFPYIGAEIKDYFETVKKRISPDIIFTHARSDLHQDHRIVSELTWNTFRNNLIFEYEIPKFDGDIGSPNVFVPLENAICQKKVGNLLNCFKSQNGKHWFTKEMFLSMLRIRGMECASSTNYAEAFYCRKIVL
- a CDS encoding ketoacyl-ACP synthase III; translation: MAKTETTGSRIRAICTCVPSERFDNLNDAKEFTQEEIRKVTAMAGIAARRVADDSTCSSDLCEVAANRVLEMTGWERDSIDALIMVTQSPDYFTPSTACLLQKRLNLSEQCAAFDVGLGCSGYPYGLWLANMMLKNNGLKRVLLLDGETAGRFADKGDRSVSLLFGDAGSATALEASEPSDGNKSTFVLYTDGGGYKDLIIEGGGFRDRFPEDPRKYYVSMNGANVFNFTIRRVPELIRETLELAKITLEDIDYYIFHQSNQFMIKHLMKKIGIPDRKAPLTLKEYGNTGGVSVPLTITLGELERPPDKTLRLLLLGYGTGLSWASALVDLGPDVQLDHVERKSQGGEPNADRSVG
- a CDS encoding SDR family oxidoreductase, producing the protein MPTDPLVDFQGKTVVVSGASSGIGRAIALMLGKYGAKLILTGRDTKRLDETSRSLGSVEHRVVPMDLAQTETILPTLKKVIKEFGPVYGLCHAAGNVETLPLSATVADRIRPMIEVNLLAGVELARVICRRDVMEPTGGSVLFISSIYAIVGKPGQIGYSAVKGAVTSAARAMAVELAKRRIRVNVLSPGLVHTEMTRKVMAVLTEQQVKEIEDSHLLGTGTTDDVARAAVFLLAPQSTWITGTDFVIDGGYTAR
- a CDS encoding acyl carrier protein; this translates as MKQEEALLWIAEIFEEPIENVKPETLREAIPGFDSMGVLALMAALDQDFDIVLNEEDIRTIIKVGDILQILERNGKLESGAA